A segment of the Acidimicrobiia bacterium genome:
CTTCGCAACACCCATCCAGTCGTAGATCGGCCATGCCTGCGAATTGTCGAAATCCAGAGCGACCAGAGCTCCCCCGCCGGCCGACCTCATCAGCGGTGCCAGACCCACCGCCAGTGTCTTGTAAGAGAAGGCTGAGGTACGAAAAGCCGTAACGGCACTCTCCACAGGCGTGTTGAGGAAGTTGCCGCCAAGCGCATCCTGCGGTGCGAACGCAATGGCGTGAAGCGCTCCGTCGACGACACCCCAACGTGAGTGGAGATCGGCGGCAAGCGCATCCATATGCGACTGGTCGTTTATGTCGAGTTCGAGAACATCGGCAGCCTTGGGAAGGCGCTTGGAAGCTCGTTCCGTCAATCGCATACCGCGTCCGAAGCCCGTCAGCACGATCTCGGCTCCCTCTTCCTGAGCAATGCGCGCTGCATGCCAGGCGATTGACGTATCGGTTACGACTCCGGTAATGACGAGTTTCTTTCCCTCTAGCAGCATGCCTCTCCTATCCACCAAAGTCCGTGCCGATATTGGCGACTGCGCGGAAGCCGGCACCCATCAGAAACAGCAGGAGCAACCCCCAGGCCAGAGCAGCACGTTTCTCGATCTCGGCGCGATATATGTAGGCAAACGCCACCGTCGCGGCGATGATCATTCCGTAGAAGAGGTGTCCCGACCCCGGTTCGCCCTCGCCGGCGAAGAGCACCAAACCGACTGCACCTTGCGCGAGCATCACCGCGACCGCCACAAGCGAGGCCCGCTTGAACAACGGTCCTGGTTGGCGCTTGATAGCGGCAAGAAAGAGACCCCATATCCCGGTCGCCCCGGTCAATCCGATCGCGATCCAGGCACCGATACCGTGGAACTCGGTCACGCTCCTCCTCTCAATGGTCGGAGGGACCTTACCTGCTGACGGCCGCCGGCGAGCGTCGCGCTTCTGCTCAGTCGACTTCGACCAGCTGGCCGGTGCGCAAATCGAGAACGAACTCCTGGTTGTTGGAGGAATCCGCTATCCAGTTCGCCAGTTGGGCTCCCGGACTTCGAACAACCCACCAGGCATACTCGGATCGCCCGGCCGCGTGGAAGTCCTGTTTGGCGAGTCGGCCGGCGGCGACAGCTTCTCGTTCGTCGGTGAAGGTGCCGATGACTCGCTCGCTCGGAGTCGGGTTTGGGCGGCCGACAACCTCTTCGATTTCGACGAATTCAACAGCTTCGAACATCTCGCCCTCCCGATGACCGACTGACCCATATGTTACCGGCCCGCAACGATTCGCGACAGGTTATCCGCGCCTTCCGATGAATGGCTAGTGCGCTCGAATCTCTGCCCGCTGCAGATCAGATCTCGTCGAGGAGCTTCTGCTTCTTGGCCGCGAACTCCTCGTCGGTCAGGATGCCGTCCTTGTGAAGACGAGCGAGTGCCTCCAGTTGCCCGGCCGCTCCTCCTCCTCTGCCGCCTTCGAGCTCGACCGTGCGCTTTTCCCGGAGTTGGTAGATCACAGACTGGACGTCCTCGGGGCGCGGGATGTCGGTGAAACGGCTCTGCCCGTGCTCTCCCGCCGACTCGATCAAGAGATCTCCCGACCGGACCAGCCGCTCCAGAATCGACTGGGAGAAGGCAACGTCGTTGATCACCTCGAGCGGGATCTCCTTTCCGCGACGGGCGAGAACTCCGGATCGGGCTATCAAGCGCTCGGTCGTGATGATGTAGCGGGTGAACCACCAATCCAGGTAACGCGGCAGCGCAATGACGAGCCAGACGAGTGCCAGCGCGGCGATGGACATCCACCTGGCGACGTCCTCGAGCAGGACGGCGACGGCCACCTCGGCGGCAATCGCGACGACCGTCACAACAGCAGGCACGATTATTCGCTGCCAGTGCGGTCGGAACTCGACTTGAACCGTTTCCCCGGGACTCAGCAAGCGTTCTGGATATGGCATGGGCACATAGTACGCGAGTTGCGAGTCGCGAGCCGCCTCCGCGGACGCGGAAAACCCCGAGAAAGCTCTGACCGAAGTCATCACCCTCTCGGGGTTCCCGAACCCCGCTCCGGTTCGAGTCCCGAAGGACCCAGCGCCGAGGCGAGTTCCGAAGCAGTGTTTCCACTACTCCAGACCCAAAGCCTTTCAGCTCCAGGTGCCCTCCACCAGGCCCGAAGGTCCGGTGTCGAACATCTCCTCTTTCGAGGAGCCTCTCGTTTCGGATCGACACCACCCGTTTCCAGGAAGTGCCTCTCGTTTCCGAGAGGGTGGCTTCCCGTTTCCGAGAAACCCGGTCGCCTCCGAAGAGGAAACCAACACTTCAGCCGGTCGCCCGCTCGACCCGAAGGTCTCCCGGAACGGGCGATCCTTACGAACCGCCTCTCCCTTTCAGGAGTCCACCGAAGTGGTTGTCCCTTCCAAAACCGCTCGGTTTCCCAAACGGACCCTTCCGGGACGATGCCGTCTCGGGGTCTCCCCCAAACCGGCAGAACGGGAACTTATCTGCCGTCCCCGCCCAGCGCAAGCCAGGAACGAACCTAGATTTCGCGACCCTAAAAATAGAATTCGCGGGCCACCCGATCCGCGAACCGGTAGGCAGCAGCATCAGCGACTCACCTCCCCCGGACGCGGAAAACCCCGAGAAAGCTCTGACCGAAGTCATCACCCTCTCGGGGCTACCGGTCCCGGGAACTCCTGGCCCGAAGGCTCGGTCTTCCCGAAACTGCCTTCACCGGCGTTGCCGCCGATGCCGGCCCGAAGAGTCCTCTCGGTCTCTTCAGTTCGCTGTGCAGTTTCCTGCGCTGCGATAACTTGAACATAACGCCCTGCGTCGGACGGCGTCAAGGCACAGCGCTGTGTTCTTTTCGCGACCTAACTGGAGTTTTCGCGACCCAGATCTCAGTTCTGTCATTCCCGTGCCGTATAGTCCTGACATGCCATTAGAAACCCTGTCGCCGAGCAGAGCGAGCGACTTCAAGCAGTGTCCGCAGCTCTTCAAGTTCCGCTCGATCGACCGCATCCCGGAGCCCGTGACCGTCCATCAGGCTCGCGGGACGACGGCCCACCTGGCCCTGCAGGACCTGTACGACTTCTCCCCCGAACAGCGCACTCCGGAGGCCCTCTTCGACCTCTTTCGCAAGGCGTGGACGGATCTACGGGCAACCGACGAGTACGCCGACCTGTTCGCCTCGGACGAGGAAGAACGCTCGTGGGGAATCGAAAGCCTCGAACTACTGGCCAACTATTTCGCGATCGAGAACCCGAGCGAGGTAGCCCCTCTGGAACGCGAGATGGACATGCTCGAGGATCTCGGCGGAATCACAATTCGCGGGATTCTCGACCGAATGGACGAACTGCCGGAAGGCGACCTGGTCATCACCGATTACAAAACGGGGAAGGCGCCACCCGAACGTTTCGCTCTCTCGGCTTTCTTCGCACTGAAGATCTATGCGCTCTTGATTCGACACAAGACGGGCCGATCACCGGTCGAGGTCCGCTTGTTGTATCTCAATGGACCAACGCTCTATCGACTCCCGATCAGCGATGGCCACCTGAATGGAATGGAACAGCAGCTACGAGCACTGTGGGCGGCGATCGACAGAGCAATCGACACGGGCAGCTTCCCTCCCCGCCCCGGACCACTCTGCGACTGGTGTTCCTTCCAGGATCGATGCCCGGCATTTGCGGTCGAGGAAGTAGAAGTCCCGACGAGGCAGGCGTGATCTCCGGCACGGACCTACCGGTGATCCTTCGTTCGGCGGCGTGACGAGCTTGGATAACGCCGTCTCCCGTTACGAAGAGTTTTTCTGTCACAGCCATCCGATACGTTGGTGTCATGAACGAGATACAAGCCATCCAGCGAATGCTGTCAGAGGTCGGAATCGAAGCCGAAGAAGTGTTCACCGGAGAGAGCCGGGCATGCCCGGTGTGCCGGTGCGAACGGCCACTAGCGGCATAGCCGAACGCTCGGGATCGAGTGGAGATGTCTGAGTGGCGGATTGGTCCTGAGGATTGGCCGGAAGCCGTCGCACGGGTCGGCGGTTCGCAGATAGTCGTGGCGGGACCGGGGACCGGCAAGACAGAGTTTCTCGTGCGCCGCTTCCTGGAACTCACCGAGCTGCACTCGGTGCCGGCGGAGCGTATCGCGATGCTGACCTTCTCCCGGCGAGCTGCCTCAGATCTCAAGGACCGGGTACTCAAGCGGTCCGGCGGCTCGACCACCGAAGTCCCTGCCTCGACATTCCACTCTCTCGCCTTCCGACTCCTCGAGCGACACGGTCGGGATTGCTTTGGCTGGGAAGAGATGCCTTCGCTCCTGACGGGCCCGGAACAGGTCGCCCTCGTCTCAGAACTACTCGCTTCGGAAGAACCCGATCGATGGCCGGTTCTGTTTCGCCCGCTCCTTGGTTCGGTTTCTTTCGCAGAAGAGGTCGCCGACTTCATCATGCGAAGTCGCGAATATCTGCTCGGTGATGCAGAGCTTCGCTCACTGGCCGGCCGAAGGGACGACTGGCGGGCGCTTCCCGACTTCCTCGAACGATACGCAAAGGAGTTGACCAGAAGGGGAAGGCTCGACTACGGATCACTCCAGATGCTCGCCGTCGAGCTCCTTCAGGATCCCGGTGTCCGGGAGCAGGTGGCAGAGCAGTTCCACTACCTGATCGTCGACGAATACCAGGACACCACGGCCGCCCAGTCCGAGATGCTGGCCAGGTTGACGGAAGGCCACCGCAACATCACCGTGGCAGCAGACCCCTATCAATCGGTCTACTCGTTTCGGGGTGCCGAGCTTCACAACGTGGCAGATTTTCCGGGACGGTTCACCAACCCGGACGGATCACCGGCAGCGAGACTGGTCCTGACCACCTCCTTCCGTGTCCCTCCTGAAATCCTCTCGGCTGCCGTGCGGCTGACTGCCGGGGGCGATCTGCCCGGTGGGACGGGTCCGGTGGTCCCAGCCTCGCATTCCGGCCGGGTCGAGGTCCGCAGGTTCCGGCAGCAATCAGAGGAAGCCGAATGGATCGCCGGTGAAATCGAACGCCTCCATATCGAGGAAGGGCTCCCGATCAGGACCATCGCCGTATTGGTGAGGTCCAAGCGCAGATTCCTTCCGGAACTGTCGCGGGCACTGGAGCGCCGATCGATCCCACATGATCTTCCGGATGCCCGGCTCGTCGATCATCCCGGCGTGAGGCTCATCTTCGATATCGTCCTTGCCGCGCAGGCCGACGACACAGCCGGAGGTAGCCTCGACGCCGACCGGGTCATCAGACGCCTGCTTCTCGGACCGCTATTCGGTGTTCCGCTGAGCATCGAGCGAGAGGCATACCGGCATCGCCTCCGTTCCGGCCGGCCCTGGCCGGCAATCCTCGAGGAATCGGTTCCGGGAGCCGATGCACTGGCCGCGTTGCTGTCCGACTCCTCCTGGGCGACTTCGGGCTCGGCCGCCGCCGGGTTCTGGGTTCTCTGGAACACGCTCCCGCAGTTCGATGCGCTTGTCCACGACCAGGACCGGGCGGATTATCGTTCGGCGTGGTCGGCGTTTGCCCAGGTCCTCAGCCGCCAGGAGGCTCGCGATCCGCATCTCACGCTCGCCGGCTACGTCAACCTGGCCGAGCGGGAAGACTTCGAGGCGACTCCACTGCTCCGCTACTCCGGCGACGCGAGCGACCGGTTGACCCTGACGACGCTCCACCAGTCGAAAGGCCTCAGTTTCGAAGTCGTCTTCATCGCCGACGCAGTTGAGGGTGTCATGCCCGACCTGCGAAGGCAGCGCTCCATTCTCCAGACACGGCTGCTTTCTCCTCACCACGATCCAGACCCGCTCGCGGCACGGCAGTTCAGATTGCAGGAGGAAATGCGGCTCGCATATACGGCAATGACCAGGGCAACCCGCCGGGTCGTCTGGACGGCGACGGACGCTGGAAGTGAAGACCCGCGCCGGAGGCCCAGCCGATTCCTTTCGGCGATCGGTATCGAACCGATGGATGCGGCGGCTGAGCGGGAACCCCCGATGGACTCGAACGAAAGAGCCCCGGTCACCCCGGCGGAGGCCGAAGCCCACCTCCGGCGTATGCTGGTGGACCCCGCAACCGCACCCTCGCGCCGGTTGGCGGCGGCAGCAACCCTCCATCGTCGGCCCAATCCGGCGATACGGCCGGTGGACCAGCTGGCCGGAATGAGGCCGCGCGGGGTCGATTCCGGGATCATCGACTCCGGCCTGACCCTCTCCCCCAGCCAGGCAGACACCTACGCGACCTGTCCGAGGCAGTATGCGCTCGGACGGCGGCTCGATGCTGCCGGAGACGCCGGACCGTACGCTTCCTTCGGACAGCTCATCCACGATGTTCTCGAACGAGCTGAACGCGCGGCGGTCGACGCGGGCGCTGCCCACGGCTCCGTCGATGTTGCGCTCGGGCATCTCCGAGAGCTCATCTCGTCGACCGACTTCGGACCGGCTGCCCGCCGGGAGGCCTGGCGCAAACGAGCCGAGCGCCTGCTGGTCGGAATGTATGAAGCGTGGATCAGGCCCGGTTCGGTGCCCGTCCTTTTGGAACACCCGCTCGAGGCAACCATCGACGGTATCCGATGGAGAGGCAGGGCAGACCGAATCGAACTAATACCTTCGGGCGGAGTACGCATCGTCGACTACAAGACAACAGCTTCACCCAAACCGGCTGCCGAAGCTGCGGTATCCATCCAACTGGCGTTCTACTTGTTCGCTGCAAAGGGCGACCCTGCGGTCCGAGAACACGGCGAGCCGACCGAAGCCGAGTTCTGGTATCCGCTCGCCAATCGGAAACAACGGTGGTCGGCCCTGGATACGGCCCAGATGACCGGTGTCGTGGAAAAGATGGCCGAGATCGGCCGATCGATCGCCGCCGAGAACTGGACGCCCACTGTGAGCGCCGCCTGCCCGGGATGTCCGGTTCGGACCGTTTGCCCCGAATGGCCGGAAGGACGGGAGTCGTTCACGCGATGAAGCTGATCCCGACGCCCGAGCAGACCGAAATAGTCGAGTACCCCCCATTGCCGCTCCGCATCGCCGCCGGAGCAGGGACCGGAAAGACCACTACCCTCGCAATGCGGATCGCTCATCTGGTTGCGACGTCGGCCGCGCAGCCCGAACAGATCCTCGGCATCACGTTCACCAACAAGGCTGCTCAGGAGTTGGGTGAGCGAATCGCCGAGATGCTGGACGGAACCGTTCAACCGGGTCGCGATGTCGAGATCCACACCTACCACGGTTTCGCAGCACTCATACTGAGTGAGTTCGGGGCACTGGCCGGGGTGGAGCACGACGCGAAGATCATCACACCGACCTTCGCACGACAACTGTTGTTCGACTCAATCGAATCGGGGTCGTATGAACACCTCGACATAACCTGGCGCGGCATCGTCGACCGGCCGGAAAAGCTCGCATCCGATCTGGGAGACAATCTCCGGACCGCAGCAGACCTGGTGGAACATTCTGCCGAAGGCTCCGGCGACCCCTGGAACGAGCGGGGTGAACTGGCTGCAATCGTCGCCAGATTCGAAGCGGAGAAGAGACGCCTGGGAACCGTCGACTACTCCGACCTGGTACGGCTGGCCTACGACGTTGTCGCAGATCACCCGGACGTCGGAGCTCGTATTCGCTCCCGCTATCGGATCGTGCTGCTCGACGAATACCAGGACACAAACCCGGCCCAGCGCGAGCTCCTGTTGAGGATTTTCGGAGAGGGATTCCCGGTCACGGCAGTGGGAGATCCGGACCAGACCATCTACGAATGGCGCGGGGCTTCGTTGGAGAACTTCGCCGCGTTCCCCGAACACTTCCCACAGACCGATGGCTCCCCCGCCAGGACCCTATCTCTGACGGTGAACAGACGATCGAGCCAACGGGTGATCGCACTCGCAAATGCAGTTCGGAAAGGAACGGGCGAGAGTACCGGAAGGAACCTGGTCGCGGTCGACGGGACCGGCCCCGGCTTTGTCGCTACCCGCTGGACTCGCACCGCGATCGACGAAGCCGAATTCATCGCCGATACGTTGCTCGACCTGCGAGCCGAAGGTTACGAGTGGCGGCAAATGGCCGCCTTGTTCCGCAAGAACAAAGACATAACCCTCATACAACAGGCCCTCGAGGAACGTCAGATTCCTGCCGAAGTGGCGAGCATCGGGGGCCTGCTCGCCATTCCCGAAGTCGTGGAACTGCACGCCTGGCTGAAGATCCTGAACAACCCGGCCGCAAGCCCGGCCCTCATGCGCATCCTCCTGGGCAGCCGCTACCGGCTCGGTTTCGCAGACATCCTGCCGCTCACACGTTGGGCACGATCCCGCCTCACCGGCCACGAGGTTCTCAAACCCACACTGCTGGAAGCCATCGACAACCTCGACTCCATCGTCGGGCTCGAGTCGGCGGCCTACAACGCTTTGGAAGCATTCCGATCGCTGTATCGGAGCCTCCTCCAGGACGCCCAGGGGGCCAGCCTCGTGGAGCTGGCCAGGCTGATACTTCAAGCCACCGGATCCTGGCAGGAGATCGAAGCGATGCCGGATCAATCCCGATTGTCGGTTCGCTTGAACCTCCACCGATTCCTCGATCTCGCCGAGGAGTGGAGTCCGTTGGAGGGCCGCCCGTCCCTTCCCGCCTTCCTCGAATACCTGGACGTCATGGCGGACGGCAACAGCGAGGAACTGACCCCGGCCAGGCTGAGCGGCCAGGATGCCGTCGCGCTGCTCACCGTTCACCGGGCCAAAGGACTGGAGTGGCCGGTCGTATTCGTTCCCGGCCTCTACCACAACAACTTCCCGTCGGGAGTGCGGTCGTACGAGGACCCGTTCGAGAAGGCTCACGTTCTCCCATATTCTCTCCGCCTGGACGCCGACCGGCTGCCCCGCCTTACTGAGTCCATGGATGTCGCTGAACGACAGGCAGTCCTCAAGGAGCAGCATTCCCGTCAGGAGTGGCGAACAGCCTATGTGGCCGTTACCCGGGCAAAAGAGAGGCTCTACCTGTCGGGTGCTCACTGGTACGGAACGCCCGAACCCCGCAAGCAACCTGTCCGGCCGAGCGAACTGTTCGAGCTGGCAACCGGGTACGCCGATGACCTGGGTACGGACGAGGCCGGCGAACGCCCACAGACTCTGAAATACGAGGCGATCGGCGAAGGGGCCCCGGATCCTGTCTTTCCCGAGGGTTGGGATACAGCCATGCGCAAGATGACCGAGGATCCGGCCTGGGCCGACAGGCGATCAACCGAGTTGGGAGTCTCCGAGGCATACCATGACCGGGTGCAGCATTACCAGGACAAGCTGTTCAGG
Coding sequences within it:
- a CDS encoding PH domain-containing protein, producing the protein MPYPERLLSPGETVQVEFRPHWQRIIVPAVVTVVAIAAEVAVAVLLEDVARWMSIAALALVWLVIALPRYLDWWFTRYIITTERLIARSGVLARRGKEIPLEVINDVAFSQSILERLVRSGDLLIESAGEHGQSRFTDIPRPEDVQSVIYQLREKRTVELEGGRGGGAAGQLEALARLHKDGILTDEEFAAKKQKLLDEI
- a CDS encoding ATP-dependent DNA helicase — encoded protein: MKLIPTPEQTEIVEYPPLPLRIAAGAGTGKTTTLAMRIAHLVATSAAQPEQILGITFTNKAAQELGERIAEMLDGTVQPGRDVEIHTYHGFAALILSEFGALAGVEHDAKIITPTFARQLLFDSIESGSYEHLDITWRGIVDRPEKLASDLGDNLRTAADLVEHSAEGSGDPWNERGELAAIVARFEAEKRRLGTVDYSDLVRLAYDVVADHPDVGARIRSRYRIVLLDEYQDTNPAQRELLLRIFGEGFPVTAVGDPDQTIYEWRGASLENFAAFPEHFPQTDGSPARTLSLTVNRRSSQRVIALANAVRKGTGESTGRNLVAVDGTGPGFVATRWTRTAIDEAEFIADTLLDLRAEGYEWRQMAALFRKNKDITLIQQALEERQIPAEVASIGGLLAIPEVVELHAWLKILNNPAASPALMRILLGSRYRLGFADILPLTRWARSRLTGHEVLKPTLLEAIDNLDSIVGLESAAYNALEAFRSLYRSLLQDAQGASLVELARLILQATGSWQEIEAMPDQSRLSVRLNLHRFLDLAEEWSPLEGRPSLPAFLEYLDVMADGNSEELTPARLSGQDAVALLTVHRAKGLEWPVVFVPGLYHNNFPSGVRSYEDPFEKAHVLPYSLRLDADRLPRLTESMDVAERQAVLKEQHSRQEWRTAYVAVTRAKERLYLSGAHWYGTPEPRKQPVRPSELFELATGYADDLGTDEAGERPQTLKYEAIGEGAPDPVFPEGWDTAMRKMTEDPAWADRRSTELGVSEAYHDRVQHYQDKLFRIPETPKLDEPDPFSTSVTGLVTYAICPQRFYWSEVDRLPRRPSGAARRGVEIHRRIELHHRGEVPLDDFVEDAYDVGPPDTDRAGTKPFDAFLASRFAKSKPVLIEAPFDLKIGSSNVRGRIDAVYSPAPGHWEIVDFKSGRPSKLAATAVQLEAYALAATEVPFTVNRPDVIDVTFAYLGDGLETVSERADERWIEEAKLHLTKLIGRIEAEEWNAEPSSACRHCDFARFCEPGSRWLADRDR
- the fabI gene encoding enoyl-ACP reductase FabI; translated protein: MLLEGKKLVITGVVTDTSIAWHAARIAQEEGAEIVLTGFGRGMRLTERASKRLPKAADVLELDINDQSHMDALAADLHSRWGVVDGALHAIAFAPQDALGGNFLNTPVESAVTAFRTSAFSYKTLAVGLAPLMRSAGGGALVALDFDNSQAWPIYDWMGVAKSALQSVTRYLARDLGADRIRVNAVSAGPLSTIAAKSIPGFQSLEKAWQQRSPIEWDSSDPTPVAQMVALLLSDWTPMTTGEVVHVDGGFHSVAAGLRE
- a CDS encoding PD-(D/E)XK nuclease family protein; its protein translation is MPLETLSPSRASDFKQCPQLFKFRSIDRIPEPVTVHQARGTTAHLALQDLYDFSPEQRTPEALFDLFRKAWTDLRATDEYADLFASDEEERSWGIESLELLANYFAIENPSEVAPLEREMDMLEDLGGITIRGILDRMDELPEGDLVITDYKTGKAPPERFALSAFFALKIYALLIRHKTGRSPVEVRLLYLNGPTLYRLPISDGHLNGMEQQLRALWAAIDRAIDTGSFPPRPGPLCDWCSFQDRCPAFAVEEVEVPTRQA
- a CDS encoding ATP-dependent DNA helicase, with the protein product MSEWRIGPEDWPEAVARVGGSQIVVAGPGTGKTEFLVRRFLELTELHSVPAERIAMLTFSRRAASDLKDRVLKRSGGSTTEVPASTFHSLAFRLLERHGRDCFGWEEMPSLLTGPEQVALVSELLASEEPDRWPVLFRPLLGSVSFAEEVADFIMRSREYLLGDAELRSLAGRRDDWRALPDFLERYAKELTRRGRLDYGSLQMLAVELLQDPGVREQVAEQFHYLIVDEYQDTTAAQSEMLARLTEGHRNITVAADPYQSVYSFRGAELHNVADFPGRFTNPDGSPAARLVLTTSFRVPPEILSAAVRLTAGGDLPGGTGPVVPASHSGRVEVRRFRQQSEEAEWIAGEIERLHIEEGLPIRTIAVLVRSKRRFLPELSRALERRSIPHDLPDARLVDHPGVRLIFDIVLAAQADDTAGGSLDADRVIRRLLLGPLFGVPLSIEREAYRHRLRSGRPWPAILEESVPGADALAALLSDSSWATSGSAAAGFWVLWNTLPQFDALVHDQDRADYRSAWSAFAQVLSRQEARDPHLTLAGYVNLAEREDFEATPLLRYSGDASDRLTLTTLHQSKGLSFEVVFIADAVEGVMPDLRRQRSILQTRLLSPHHDPDPLAARQFRLQEEMRLAYTAMTRATRRVVWTATDAGSEDPRRRPSRFLSAIGIEPMDAAAEREPPMDSNERAPVTPAEAEAHLRRMLVDPATAPSRRLAAAATLHRRPNPAIRPVDQLAGMRPRGVDSGIIDSGLTLSPSQADTYATCPRQYALGRRLDAAGDAGPYASFGQLIHDVLERAERAAVDAGAAHGSVDVALGHLRELISSTDFGPAARREAWRKRAERLLVGMYEAWIRPGSVPVLLEHPLEATIDGIRWRGRADRIELIPSGGVRIVDYKTTASPKPAAEAAVSIQLAFYLFAAKGDPAVREHGEPTEAEFWYPLANRKQRWSALDTAQMTGVVEKMAEIGRSIAAENWTPTVSAACPGCPVRTVCPEWPEGRESFTR